GGCGCCGTACTCGGCGCCGCGGTCGCGGATGCCCTGGCCGACTTCGTCGTCCAGCTCGGTCGGGAACGGGCCGCCGCCGACGCGCGTGGCGTAGGCCTTGGCGATGCCGAGCACGTAGTCGATGGCATCGGCGCCGACGCCGGTGCCGGCCAGCGCGCCGCCGACGGTGGTGTTGGAGCTGGTGACGTACGGGTAGGTGCCGTGGTCGATGTCCAGCAACGCGCCCTGCGCGCCTTCGAACAGCACGCGCTTGCCCTGCTTGCGCAGGTCGTGGAGGATGCCGGCCACGTCGTACTTCATCGGCTGCACGTACTCGCCGAAGGCCAGCGCTTCGTCGAAGGTCTTCTGGAAATCGACCGCGTCCACGCCCAGGTACTTGGTCAGCACGAAGTTGTGGTAGTCCAGCGCGGTGCGCAGCAGTTCTTCCAGCTGCGGCGGGTAATGCAGGTCGGCGATGCGGATGCCGCGGCGCGCCACCTTGTCTTCGTACGCGGGGCCGATGCCGCGGCCGGTGGTGCCGATGGCCTTGCCGCCGGCGGCCTTCTCGCGGGCCTGATCCAGGGCGATGTGGTACGGCATGATCAGCGGCGCGGCCGGGGAGATCTTCAGGCGCGAACGCACTTCCACGCCGGAGGTTTCCAGCTCCTCGATTTCCTTGCGCAGCGCGGCCGGCGAGATCACCACGCCGTTGCCGATCAGGCACAGCGCGTCTTCGCGCAGGATGCCGGACGGGATCAGGTGCAGGACGGTCTTCTTGCCGTTGATGACGAGGGTATGGCCGGCGTTGTGGCCGCCCTGGAAGCGCACGACGGCGCCGATTTCCTCGGTGAGCAGATCGACGATCTTGCCTTTGCCTTCATCGCCCCACTGGGCGCCGAGCACGACTACTGACTGACCCATGGCTGGGTAACTCCTGGTTTGCTGCGCGGCCATCGGGGCCGCACGGGTATGGTGGCCATGCAGGGGCAGCTGGCGATACCGGCGGCCGCTCCATCGGGGAGCGTCCAGGCGGCGACAGGCCCCTACACGGAAAAAGCCGGTCGAGACGCTCGCATGGAGCGGGCCCGGCCGGCTTTTGTGCATTATCCGGGTTTTGGGTGACCGTCACCACCCCCTGCGGCGACGCGTTCAGCGGACGCGGGACGGCGCGGCTCAGCCGCGGACCCACCACAGGGCGAGCAGCCCCACCGCCAGCGCCACGCCGCCGGCGATCCGCAGCTGCGCCGCCGGCATGGCCAGCATCTGCTGCACCAGGCGCTTCCAGGCGTCCGGCGCGACCAGCAGGAACAATCCCTCGAAGATGACGACCAGGCACACGGCGGCGATCAGATCGTGCATGGGAGTTCTCGCGGTAAGGGGCGGATGAGTGAGCGCAGCAGGGTGGCGCTCCGCAACCTGTAGGAGCGGCTTTAGCCGCGACGGGCTTTCTCCGGAACACCTGTCGCGGCTAAAGCCGCTCCTACAAGGGCCGCACGCAAGATGCGGCTACCCTTGCCGAACGGGGAATCAGGACCCGCTCTTGCGAATCCCGAATCTCCAATCCCAAATCCCGGCCTCTCAGCGCTCGCTCTTCAGGTACTGCAGGAACGGATCGTTCTTGTCCAGCACGATCACCGCGTTGCCGTCGGCCATCGCGCCGCGATAGGCCTCCAGGCTGCGGTAGAACGCGTAGAACGACGGGTCGGCGGAGCCGGCCTTGCCGTAGATGCTGGCGGCCTGCGCATCGCCCTCGCCGCGCAGCTTCTGCGCGTCGCGCTCGGCCTCGGCGACCAGCACGGTGCTCTCGCGGTCGGCCTGGGCACGGATGGTCAGCGCCTGCTCCTCGCCCTCGGCGCGCAGCTTGCTGGCTTCCTGCTTGCGCTGCGCGCGCATGCGTTCGTACACGTCGGTGATCACCTGGCTGTCGGTCGGCAGGTCGATCTGCTTGATGCGCAGGTCGGTGATCTGCATGCCCAGGGTCTTGCCGCCGGCATTGATCGCCTTCAACTGCTGCGCGATCAGCTCGCTGCGGTCGCCGGAGACCAGCTGCTGCAGGGTGCGCGCGTTGATCTGGTTGCGCAGCGAATCGATGATGATCGGCGCCAGGCGCGCGTTGGCCACCTTCTCGTCGCCGCCTGTGGCGCGGTAGAAGGCGCGCACGTCGGAGATGTAGCCGATGGCGAAGAAGTCGACGCTGACGTCCTTCTGCTCGGCGGTGAAGTAGCGCGCCGGCGGCGTGTCCAGCACCTGGAAACGGCGGTCGAACACGCGCGCGGTCTCCACCAGCGGCAGCTTGAAGTGCAGGCCCGGCTTGAGGTCGGCGCGGACCACGCGGCCCAGGTTGAGCACCATCGCGGTCTGGTCCTCGCGCACCACGAACACCGAGCTGAGCAGCGCGAACAACGCGACCACCGCAACGCCCGCCCACAGGGAAATTCTCATCGCTGCACCTCCTCACGGCCGTTCGGGCGCGGGCTGCGCTCCGGACTGCGGATACTCTCGGCCGGGCTGCTGGACAGCGACGGCATCAGGACCTCCTGCGGCAGCGTCGGCACGCCGCCGCTGTTGGACGCCGGCGGCGCGGCGCTGCCGGCGCTCTTGCCGCCGTCGGCCGGCATCGGCACGTAGATCAGCTGGCGGCCGTCGCCGCCGATGACCTTGCGGTTCTCGGCCAGCACCTTCTGCACCGTCTCCAGCCACAGCCGCTTGCGGGTGACCTCCGGCGCGTTCTGGTACTGCTGCTGCAGCAGGGTGAAGCGCTCGGCGTCGCCCTGCGCGCGGGCGATGGAGGCTTCCTTGTAGCCCTCGGCCACGGTGCGGGTGCGCGCGGCCTGGCCGCGGGCTTCCGGCACCACCTTGGCGGCGTAGGCCTGGGCCTCGTTGATCAGCCGCTCCTTGACCTGCTGGGCGCCGTTGACCTCGTCGAAGGCCGGCTTCACTTCTTCCGGCGGGCGCGCGTCGGGCAGGGTCAGCCCGGTCACGATCAGGCCGGTGCGGTAGGCGCTGAGCGCGGCCTGCAGCCGCTCGCGGGCGGCGGTGGCCATCGGCCCGCGGTTGTTCAGCACCACGTTGAGGTCGGCGCGGCCGACCTGCTCGCGCACCGCGCTCTGCGCGGCCTGCTCCAGCACCTGGTCGGCGTTGCGCGAGCCGAACACGTACATGCGCGGGTCGTCGATGCGGTACTGCACGTTGAGTGAGACGCTGACGATGTTCTCGTCACGGGTCAGCACCGGCACCTGGTTGCTGAAGGTCTTGATCTCGGTGGCGTTGACCTTGCGCACCGACTCGATCGGCCACGGCAGCTTGAAGTTCGGGCCCGGCTGCAGGATCCGCGAGAACTGGCCGAAGCGCAGCACCACGCCGCGCTGCTGCTCGCCGATCAGCTGGAAGCTGCTGAACAGCAGCAACAGCACCGCGCCGCCCAGCACCCAGCGGCCGATGTTGCCGCCGTCGCCGCCGAACAAGTCCTTCAAGGGCCCGGGCATCCCGCCCCACCTGCCGCCGCCATTGCCGCCACGCGGCTTCCAGGGATTGCGCCCGTGATTGTCCGGGCCATCTGTGCCCTTGCCGCCGGGTGTATTCCAGGCCATGCATGCTCCAAGAAGGAAAGGTGGCGGCGCGTCGGTCCGCGCCGGTCACCGTAAGTGAGTCGCCGATTCTACAAGATGGGGCAGATCGGACGTTTCGAAAGGGCTATCTTGGTGCATTCCTTCGTGCCAACCAAGGTGTTTGCCATGTCCGTCCCCGCCCGCTTCCCCGCCTTCCGCATCCACCAGGACGACGCCGGCTACCGTGCCGCGGTCGAGCCGGTGGGGCTGGACCAGCTCAGCCCGGGCGAAGTGGTGATCCGCGGCGCCTGGTCGTCGGTGAACTTCAAGGACGCGCTGGCCGGCACCGGCCAGGGCAAGATCCTGCGCCGCTTCCCGCTGGTCGGCGGCATCGACGTGGCCGGGCACGTGGTGGCCTCGACCGACCCGGGGTTCAAGGAGGGCGACGCGGTGCTGGTCACCGGCTGCGGCCTGAGCGAGACCCGCGACGGCGGCTACAGCCAGTACGCGCGGCTGGAGGCCAAGTGGGTGGTGCCGCTGCCGGCCGGGCTGAGCCTGCGCGAGAGCATGGTGCTGGGCACCGCCGGCTTCACCGCGGCGCTGGCGCTGCTGCGCCTGCTCGACAACCGGCAGACCCCGGACCACGGCCCGCTGTGCGTGACCGGCGCCACCGGCGGGGTCGGCTCGCTGGCGATCGACATCTTCAGCCGCGCCGGCTTCGAGGTGCATGCGGTCAGCGGCAAGGCCGACCGCGTCGAGCACCTGAAGGCGCTGGGCGCCAGCCAGGTGCTGGGGCGCGAGGCGCTGCAGAGCAAGCGCCCGCTGGAATCGGTGCGCTTCGGCGGCGGCCTGGACAACGTCGGCGGGGCGATGCTGACCAGCCTGCTGGCGCAGACGGCGCCGTACGGCAACGTCGCCAGCGCCGGCCTGGCGGCCACCCCGGGGCTGGACATGACGGTGATGCCGTTCATCCTGCGCGGCGTGTCGCTGCTGGGCATCGGCTCGGCCGGCACCGCGCGCGACCTGCGCGACCGCATCTGGCAGCACTTGGGTAGCGACTGGAAGCCGCGCCACCTGGAGGCGATCTGCACCCGCGAGGTGGACCTGTCCGGGCTGCCGGAGGTGTTCGCGACGATGCTGGCCGGGCAGTCGTTCGGGCGCACCGTGGTGCGGCTGGATCCGGCCGCGTAGACGCGGCCCGGGGTTTGTGACGCGCACCGCTTTCCGGGTGCGCGGCGCTGCCACTACACTCGTGCTTCCAAGGGGGAAACACATGGCACGCATCCTGATCGTCGACGATTCGCCGTCGCAGCTGCTCGGCATCCAGCGCATCGTCGAGAAGCTGGGCCACGAGACGCTCACCGCCACCGACGGCGCGGCCGGGGTGGAAGCGGCCAAGGCGGCGCTGCCGGATCTGGTGCTGATGGACGTGGTGATGCCCAACCTCAACGGGTTCCAGGCCACCCGCACCCTGCGCCGCGAGCCGAGCACGCAGAACATCCCGGTGATCCTGGTCACCACCAAGGACCAGGACACCGACCGCATGTGGGGCATGCGCCAGGGCGCCCGCGCCTACATCACCAAGCCGTTCTCCGAGGACGAGCTGTCGGAGGTGATCGAGCGGGTGTTCAGCGGCGAGGGGCGCTGAGGGGCCGGGATTGGGGATTGGGGGATTCGGGTTGGGAAGCCGGGGCTAGCCTGCGCTGCCGGCCCCGCGCTTTTTGTGGAGGGCTTCGGCCCCGGCGCATTGCCGGGAAGGCGTCGGGGCCGAAGCCCCTCCCACAGCGGTGGGAAACTCACCGAATCCCCAATCCCGGCATCCCGCCATCCCGGCCCCTCAGACCGCCTCGCCGAACGCCTTGGCCAGATTCCGGTACGCCTTGCGCTGCGCTTCGGTCTCCGGCGCCGGCGCCAGCACTTCCAGTTCGACGATCTGGTCGCCCTGCTGGGTACCGGGCAGGCCGCGGCCGCGCAGGCGCAGCTTGCGCCCGGCGTCGGAGTCCGGCGGGATCTTCAGCTCCACCGCGCCGCCCAGGGTCGGCACGCTGATGCTGGTGCCCAGCGCCGCCTGCCACGGGGTCACCGGCAGCGTGTACAGGATGTTGAGCCCGTCCACCTCGAACTGCGGGTGCGCGGCGTATTCGATCTCCAGCAGCAGGTTGCTGCCGCCGTTGCCCTGCCCGCTCAGCCGGATCACCTGGCCCGGGCGCACGCCCTTGGGCACGCGCACGTCCAGCTGCTTGCCGTTGATGGTGATGCGCACGCTGTCGCCGCTGTAGACCGCCTCCAGCGGCACCGCCAGCTTGGCGCGGGTATCGCCGCGCGGCGCCGCGCCCGGGCCCGGGCCGGGACCGCCCTGGCGCGCGCGCTGCTGGCGCGCGAACAGGCTCTCGAAGAAATCGCTGAAGCCGCCGCCGGCGCCGCCGTTGCCGAACACTTCCTCGAAGTCGAAGCCCTGCGCGCCGCCGTAGTTGGGCGGCGCGTGGAACTCCTCGCCCGGGCGGTAGCCCTGCGCGCGCAACTGGTCGTAGGCCGTGCGTTTCTGCGGGTCGCGCAGCGCCTCGTAGGCTTCGTTGATCGCCTTGAACTTGTCCTCGGCGCCGGCCTCCTTGCTGACGTCGGGATGGTATTTGCGCGCCAGCCGCCGGTACGCGGTCTTGATCTCGGCGTCGCCCGCGCTGGGCTCCACGCCCAGGGTGGCGTAGTAATCCTTGAATTCCATCCATCACCTCAAAAAGAGTCGGCCCGCCGCCTTGCGGCAACGGGCCGGTTGCATGCTGCGCACCATCGCCCGGCCATTCTACCGGCCGGCCGCGAAGGCGCGGCGACGCCATGGCGCCGCCGCCGCGGGCGGGCGCTTACTGCACGATCGTGGCCCCGGTGTCGACCTGGATCCGGCGCGGCGTGCTCGCCGGGCGCTTGGGGATGCGCACTTCCAGCACGCCATGGTAGCCACTGGCGGAGATGTTGTCGGGATCGGCGCTGTCGGGCAGCGCGAAGCGGCGGTGGAAGCTGCCGTAGCGGCGTTCGACGCGCGAGAAGCGCTCGCTGTCGGCGGTGGATTCGCTCTTGCGCTCGCCCTTGATCGACAGGATGCCCTTGTCCATCGACACCTCGATCTCCGACGGGTCGATGCCGGGCAGGTCGGCGTACAGCACGAAGCGCTCGGCCTCCTCCTTGATGTCCACGCGCGGCACCCACTGCGCGGTGACGACGGCCGATTCGTCGGTGCCGCCGTTGGGGTCGAAGAAGCGGTCGAACACCTGCTTGATCTCGTTCTGGAACGCGGCCTGGGCCGGCAACTGGCGATAACGGACGATGCTCATCGTAGTCTCCTGCAACGTGAATTGAGGTAACCCTGACGGGTGGTGGGCGGTGGCGGGCCGGGCCCGCCGCCATGCCTGCCAGATAGGAATGGGCCCGCGCTTTTCAAGGGCCTTGACGCTGCCTTTCCATGCCGATTCCTAGACTCGGTTCACCCAAGGAGCCCGACATGTCCATCCAGCCCGGCGATCGCATTCCCGAAGTGGTCCTGCAGCGCATCCGCGAGGGTGTGGAGCAGGTGGACACGCGCAGCCTGTTCGACGGCCGCCGCGCGCTGCTGTTCGCGGTGCCCGGCGCGTTCACCCCGACCTGCTCGGAGAAGCACCTGCCCGGTTACGTGGAGCACTTCGAGGAATTCCGCAAGCGCGGCATCGAGGTGTACTGCATGGCGGTCAACGACCCGTTCGTGATGCAGGCCTGGGGCAAGAGCCAACTGGTGCCCGACGGCCTGCAGATGCTGTCCGACGGCAACGGCGACCTGGCCAAGGCGCTGGGCCTGGAAATGGACGCCAGCAGCTACGGCATGGGCGTGCGGGCGCGGCGCTTCGCGCTGTACGCCGACGACGGCGTGGTGCGCGCGCTGTTCGTCGAGGCGCCGGGCGAATTCAAGGTGTCCGCCGCCGACTACGTGCTGCAGCACCTTCCCGACTGACATCCCTTTTCCCACCACACAGGAACCGGCCAGCCATGTCCAATCAGCCAGCCAACGACGCCAAGCCGCTGCAGAACACCGCCGGCCTCACCGATACCGCCACGCTGCGCGCCAACGCCCGCCAGAGCATCGAGGACGGCGCGATCACCAAGAGCTACAGCGCCGATCGCGAGGCGGTGATCAAGCTGCTCAACGATGCGCTCGCCACCGAATACGTGTGCGTGCTGCGCTACTACCGCCACTACTTCATGGCCTCGGGCATGCTCGCCGATTCGGTCAAGGCCGAGTTCCTGGAGCACGCGCAGCAGGAGCAGGAACACGCGCACAAGCTGGCCGAGCGCATCGTGCAGCTGGGCGGCGAACCGGACCTCAATCCCGACACCCTGACCGCGCGCTCGCACGCCGAATACAAGGAAGGCGAGGACCTGCGCGACATGGTCAAGGAGAACCTGATCGCCGAGCGCATCGCCATCGACAGCTACCGCGAGATGATCAACTTCGTCGGCGACAAGGACACCACCACCAAGCGCATCCTGGAGCAGATCCTGGCCCAGGAGGAAGAGCACGCCGACGAGTTCTCGGACATGCTGGAAGGATGGATCGGGAAGTAACCGCCCGGTCGTACGCGATGCAATCCAGCGCCCGGCACTCGCCGGGCGCTTTTTTTGGTGGCGACCGCGGCGGGATTCGCCGGTAACGCCTTCGCGGCCGAACAGGATCGCGCGTCCGCATGACGCGCCGAGCACCCGCTCCATGTAGGAGCGGCTTCAGCCGCGACAGGATCCATCCGCAAGGCATTGGTCGCGGCTGAAGCCGCTCCTACAGAAGGCGCAAGCCCGAGAAGGCTCTTCCCGATGGAGCCGCGCGGGACGCACATCTGTAGGAGCGACTTCAGTCGCGACGGGCGTTACCGGCAAAGCCCGTCGCGACTGAAGTCGCTCCCACGACACACCTGCGACTGCAAGCAGCAAGGTCGAACGCTCCACATCCCGCGTCGCGCAATGCACGCGCACTCAATGCAACACCCGGAACCGCACCTGGGTCCAGGCGCCGTTGCTGGCCAGCGCGGTCAGGGTGTGTTCGCCGGCCTCGGCGAAATCGCGCTGGAAGTTGCGCGCGCCCTCGGTGCGGGCGATCCAGCGCCCGTCCAGCAGCCAGTCCACCGGCGCGGTGGTGCCCAGCGCGCGCACCTGCAGGCGCACACTGGGGCTGCCCGGCGCGCGCGCCAGGGTGGCGCGGTCGTTGAGCCCTTCGATGCGCAGCACGTCGTTGCCGCCGCGGCCGTCGTCGCGGCAGTCGGGCGCCAGCGCCGGCAACTGCCCGGCCTGGCGTTCGCTGGCATGCAGCCACGGCGTCAGCAGCGCCGGCCAGCGCGCGATCTCGCGCTGCACCGCCTGGTGCGGCCGCGCGCAGTCGGGCGACAGGCGCAGGCCGCTGCGCGCGTCCACCTGCACCGTGTCGCGGCCGGCGCTCCACAGCCGCGCGTCGCGCTCGGCGAAGGTCGGCGGCACCGCGCCGTCCAGCGCGTAGGCGGCGAAGCGCCGCTGGCACAGGGCGGGCGGGGTCTGTTCGGCGGCGATGCCCAGCGGCCAGCACACGTCCAGCTGCTGCACGTTGGCCGGCATCGGCCGCGGCGCGTTGTCGCCGCGCGCGCGCGGCAGGCTGTCGATGGTCTCGAACATCAGCGGCAGCGCGGTCACCGCGCCGTACTGGCCTGGCAGCGGGGTGCCGTCCGGGCGCCCGACCCAGACCCCGACCGTGTAGCGGCGGGTGCTGCCGATCGCCCAGGCATCGCGGTAGCCGTAGCTGGTGCCGGTCTTCCACGCCACCCGCGGGCGGGTGCCGACGTCGAAGGTGCCGACGCCGTAGCCGGGGCGCGGATTGGCCTCCAGGATCTCGCGCACGATCCAGGCCGCGCCGGGCGACATCAGCCGCCGGTCGATGGCCTTGTCGGCCGGGGTATAGCGCACGTGCCCGGCGATGCCGTCGCGATTGAGCGCGGCGAAGGCGCCGACCAGTTCCTCCAGCTGCGCGCCGGTGCCGCCGAGGATCAGCGCCAGGTTCGGGGTGCTGCCGCGCGGGAACTTCAGGCCGATGCCGGCGTTGTTCAGGCGCGCGGCGAAGCGCGCCGGCCCAACCCGTTCCAGCAGGTCCACCGCCGGCACGTTCAGCGACAGGCGCAGGGCGCTGGCCGCGCCGACCGGGCCGTTGAACGCCTCGTCGAAATTGCCCGGGCGGTAGTCGCCGAAGCTCTGCGGCGCGTCCACCAGCAGGCTCTCCGAATGGATCAGACCATCGTCCAGGGCCATGCCGTACAGGAACGGCTTGAGCGTGGAGCCGGGCGAACGCCAGGCCTGCACCATGTCCACGTCGCCGAGCCGCTTGCGGTCGCCGAACGTCACCGAGCCGATGTAGGCGCGCGCCTGCAGGTCGCGGTTGTCCACCACCAGCAGCGCGGCGGAGGTGCGCTCGGGCAATTGCGAGAAATACGCGCTGACCCGGTCCTCCAGGGTGCGCTGCAGGTCGGCGTCGATGGTCGAGACGATGTGCGCGGCGCGCGGCGACTGCCGGCGCAGGCGCTCGGCCAGCAGCGCGGCATGCATCGGCGATTGCAGCGAACGCGCCACCACCGGTTCGATGCGCGCATCGTCCACCTGCGCGCGCGACCATACGTGCAGGTCGACCATGCGCTCGAGCACCTTGTCGCGCGCCGCGCGCGCGGCTTCCGGATGCCGGTCCGGGCGCAGCCGGCTCGGCGCCTGCGGCAGCACCGCCAGCAGCGCCGCCTCGGCCTGCGACAGGCGCGCGGCCGGCTTGCCCAGGTAGGCCCAGCTCGCCGCCTCCACGCCCTCGATGGTGCCGCCGTACGGCGCGCGCTCCAGGTACAGCTGCAGGATCTGGCGCTTGCTCAGGTGCACTTCCAGCTGCAGCGCGCGCAGCAGCTGCTGCAGCTTGCCCAGCGGGCTGCGCGTACTGACGTTGTCCGGCATCAAGATCCGCGCCACTTGCATGGTCAGGGTGGAACCGCCGGAGACGATGCGGCGCGAGAACGCCCACTGCTTGCCGGCGCGCAGCAGCGCCCACGGATTGACCCCGGGATGGTGCCAGAACCAGCGGTCCTCGTAGTTCAGCAGCGCCTGCAGGTACAGCGGGGAAACGCTTTGTGGCGTGGCCGGATAGCGCCACACGCCATCGCCGTCGGCGAAGGCGCGCAGCGGCGTGCCGTCGGCGGCCACCACCAGGGTCGAGGTGTCGCGCGATTTCGGCAGCGGCAACGGGAACGCCAGGTCCAGCAGCAACAGCGTGGCCAGCAACGCGGCCGTGCCCCAGCGCAGCACGCGCCACTGCGGCATGCCCCAACGCAGCCGGCCCCGATGCAGCCTGGGCAGCAGGCGCGCCCCGCGCCAGCTGCGCCGCGCGGTGCGCGTGGCGGCGGTCTCGTCCTGCGACATGCTTGCTCCCGATGGAAGCGGCTATTTTGCCTGTTGCGGCGGCGACGTGGCGACGTGGCGCGCGCGGCGTTCGTCGAGGCCGGCGAACCGAGCCTGCGGGTGGACTGCGGGACATTGGTCGCGATGATTGCTCGGGAAGGCCCGTCGCGACTGAAGTCGCTCCCACAACGAGCGCTGCCCGTCGGACGTCATCCACGCGGCCGATCGTGGAAGCGACTCCTGGTGCCCCGGCCATCGCTCCCGACTGTCACCGAAACCGGATCCCTTCCGGCTTCGACGCCGCGACTGATCGCCCCGCACGGCCGCCGCAACGCCGTGCTGGCGGCGAGCGCTGCGGAAAAATCCAGCTACATCACGCGTCGTTGCCGCCGGGCGCCAGCGGCAGGCGCAATGTGGCGACGCTGCCGCCGGCCTCCCCGCGCGGCGCAAGGCTCAGGCTGCCGCCCTGCGCCTCCAGGATCTGCCGCGACAACACCAGGCCGATGCCCGACCCGCCGGGCTTGGTGGTGAAGAACGGCACGAACAGGTTGTCGCTGGGCGGCAGTCCGGCGCCGCCGTCGAGGATCTCGATCAGCGCGCTGGCGCCGTCGCGGCGCGCGCGCAGCGCCACCGGCGCGCTGCCGCCGGATTCCAGCGCGTTGCGCAGCAGGTTGATCAGCACCTGCTCGAGCTGGTCGGCGTCGGCGTGCAGGTGCAGCTGTGGCTCGACTTCGACCTGGACCCGCGCATCGTCCAGCAGCCGCTGCACGCGCGCGCACAGCGGCGCCAGCGCCACGGCCGCCGGCACCGGCGCCGGCAGCCTGGCCAGGCGCGCGTAGCCGCCGAGGAAGCGCTGCAAGGCCGCGCTGCGCTGCTCGATCAGCGCCAGGCCGTTGCGCAGGTCCGCGTGCAGGTCGGCATCGAGCGTGGCCGGCGCGGCCGCCAGCAGGCGCGCGAGGGTGTCGGCGATCGAGGCGATCGGCGCCAGCGAGTTGTTGATCTCGTGGCTGAGCACGCGCAACAGGCGGCGGAAGGCCTGCGCTTCCTCCTCGCGCAGCGCACGCTCCATCGGCTGCACCAGCAGCAGCTGCCCGGCCTGGCTGCGGCTGCGCAGCGCGGCGTGGCCGATCTGCCAGCGCCCCTGCTGGCCGGCGAAGGCATGCGCGTGGATGCTGCCCGACGGCAACGCGAACAATGCGGACAGGCCCAGCGCCTGCGCCGATCGCCCGATCAGCTGCTCGGCGGCGGCACCGAGCAGGCGCTCGCCGGCCGGGTTGACCAGGCGCAGGCGCTGGTCCTGCTCGAACGCGAACACCGCCCCGTCCAGCGCCGCCAGGGTCTTGCTCAGCAGTTGCAGGCTCTCGTGCGAGTCGCGCTGTTCGTCCTGCAGCCGCTGCGCCAGCGCGTTGAACCGCTGCAGCAGGCCGTCGGCATCGCGATCGCGCGCGTCCTGCGCCACGCGCACGCTGTAGTCGCCCTCGCGCAACGCCTCGAGCAGGCCGCCGAGGGTGCGCAGGCGCTGGCCGGCGTCGCGCTGCTGCCAGCGCCACAGCGCCGCGGTCAGCAGCAGCACGCACAGCAGCAGCACCGCCGCCTCCGGCGGCCGCGGCGCGCCGAACGCGAGGACCAGGATCAGCGCCAGCGACGCCGGCGCCGACAGCCACAAAGACCGCCAGCGCTGTCGCTCAGCCGCCGTCATCGCTGCGCAGGCCGTGCTTGCCCAGGCGCCGGTACAGGCTCTGCCGGGTGATGCCGAGCTGGTCGGCGGTACGTTGCAGGTTGCCCTGCTGCTGGGCCAGCGCCTGCCGCAGCAGCAGGGCCTCGGCTTCCTCGAGGGTCAGCTGGGTCGACAGGGCCGGCGCCGCGCCCGCGGCCGGCTGCAGGCGCAGGTCGTCGCTGCCCAGCGTCGCGCCGTCGGCGAGCAAGGCGGCGCGCTCCATTGCATGCGCCAGTTCGCGCACGTTGCCGGGCCAGGCGTAGCCGAGCAAGGCACGTTCGGCGTCGCGCGCCAGCGCCGGCAGCGGCCGCCGGTAGCGCGTGCAGGCGGCGGCCAGGTAGTGCCGCGCCAGCGGCAGGATGTCGGCGCCGCGCTCGCGCAGCGGCGGCACCCGCAACTGGAAGGTGTTGAGCCGGTACAGCAGGTCCTGGCGGAAATGGCCGGCGGCCACTTCCGCGTCCAGGTCGGCATTGGTCGCCGCGACGATGCGCACGTCCACGCGCTGCGTGCGCGAGGACCCGAGCCGCTCGAACTCGCCGTCCTCGATCGCGCGCAGCAGCTTGGGCTGCTGCTGCAGCGGCAGGTTGCCGATCTCGTCCAGGAACAGGGTGCCGCCATCGGCCAGTTCGAAGCGGCCGGCACGGTCCTGGCGCGCGTCGGTGTAGGCGCCGCGCACGTGGCCGAACAGCTCGGCCTCGAACAGGGTCGGCGCCAGCCCGCCGATGTTGACCTTGACGAAGGCCTGCGCGCGGCGCGGCGACCACTGGTGCAGCAGCTGCGCCAGCAGGCTC
The Xanthomonas sp. AM6 DNA segment above includes these coding regions:
- a CDS encoding DnaJ C-terminal domain-containing protein — protein: MEFKDYYATLGVEPSAGDAEIKTAYRRLARKYHPDVSKEAGAEDKFKAINEAYEALRDPQKRTAYDQLRAQGYRPGEEFHAPPNYGGAQGFDFEEVFGNGGAGGGFSDFFESLFARQQRARQGGPGPGPGAAPRGDTRAKLAVPLEAVYSGDSVRITINGKQLDVRVPKGVRPGQVIRLSGQGNGGSNLLLEIEYAAHPQFEVDGLNILYTLPVTPWQAALGTSISVPTLGGAVELKIPPDSDAGRKLRLRGRGLPGTQQGDQIVELEVLAPAPETEAQRKAYRNLAKAFGEAV
- a CDS encoding adenylosuccinate synthase translates to MGQSVVVLGAQWGDEGKGKIVDLLTEEIGAVVRFQGGHNAGHTLVINGKKTVLHLIPSGILREDALCLIGNGVVISPAALRKEIEELETSGVEVRSRLKISPAAPLIMPYHIALDQAREKAAGGKAIGTTGRGIGPAYEDKVARRGIRIADLHYPPQLEELLRTALDYHNFVLTKYLGVDAVDFQKTFDEALAFGEYVQPMKYDVAGILHDLRKQGKRVLFEGAQGALLDIDHGTYPYVTSSNTTVGGALAGTGVGADAIDYVLGIAKAYATRVGGGPFPTELDDEVGQGIRDRGAEYGASTGRPRRCGWMDIVALKRAVAINGISGLCITKLDVLDGMEKLKICIAYEYRGKRTEYAPLDAQGWEECTPVYLEFPGWTENTHGITEWDKLPAAARAYLRALEELAGCPISIVSTGPDRDHTMVLQDPFA
- a CDS encoding acryloyl-CoA reductase gives rise to the protein MSVPARFPAFRIHQDDAGYRAAVEPVGLDQLSPGEVVIRGAWSSVNFKDALAGTGQGKILRRFPLVGGIDVAGHVVASTDPGFKEGDAVLVTGCGLSETRDGGYSQYARLEAKWVVPLPAGLSLRESMVLGTAGFTAALALLRLLDNRQTPDHGPLCVTGATGGVGSLAIDIFSRAGFEVHAVSGKADRVEHLKALGASQVLGREALQSKRPLESVRFGGGLDNVGGAMLTSLLAQTAPYGNVASAGLAATPGLDMTVMPFILRGVSLLGIGSAGTARDLRDRIWQHLGSDWKPRHLEAICTREVDLSGLPEVFATMLAGQSFGRTVVRLDPAA
- a CDS encoding Hsp20/alpha crystallin family protein: MSIVRYRQLPAQAAFQNEIKQVFDRFFDPNGGTDESAVVTAQWVPRVDIKEEAERFVLYADLPGIDPSEIEVSMDKGILSIKGERKSESTADSERFSRVERRYGSFHRRFALPDSADPDNISASGYHGVLEVRIPKRPASTPRRIQVDTGATIVQ
- a CDS encoding protease modulator HflC; amino-acid sequence: MRISLWAGVAVVALFALLSSVFVVREDQTAMVLNLGRVVRADLKPGLHFKLPLVETARVFDRRFQVLDTPPARYFTAEQKDVSVDFFAIGYISDVRAFYRATGGDEKVANARLAPIIIDSLRNQINARTLQQLVSGDRSELIAQQLKAINAGGKTLGMQITDLRIKQIDLPTDSQVITDVYERMRAQRKQEASKLRAEGEEQALTIRAQADRESTVLVAEAERDAQKLRGEGDAQAASIYGKAGSADPSFYAFYRSLEAYRGAMADGNAVIVLDKNDPFLQYLKSER
- the pilH gene encoding twitching motility response regulator PilH; protein product: MARILIVDDSPSQLLGIQRIVEKLGHETLTATDGAAGVEAAKAALPDLVLMDVVMPNLNGFQATRTLRREPSTQNIPVILVTTKDQDTDRMWGMRQGARAYITKPFSEDELSEVIERVFSGEGR
- the hflK gene encoding FtsH protease activity modulator HflK, which codes for MAWNTPGGKGTDGPDNHGRNPWKPRGGNGGGRWGGMPGPLKDLFGGDGGNIGRWVLGGAVLLLLFSSFQLIGEQQRGVVLRFGQFSRILQPGPNFKLPWPIESVRKVNATEIKTFSNQVPVLTRDENIVSVSLNVQYRIDDPRMYVFGSRNADQVLEQAAQSAVREQVGRADLNVVLNNRGPMATAARERLQAALSAYRTGLIVTGLTLPDARPPEEVKPAFDEVNGAQQVKERLINEAQAYAAKVVPEARGQAARTRTVAEGYKEASIARAQGDAERFTLLQQQYQNAPEVTRKRLWLETVQKVLAENRKVIGGDGRQLIYVPMPADGGKSAGSAAPPASNSGGVPTLPQEVLMPSLSSSPAESIRSPERSPRPNGREEVQR
- a CDS encoding DUF2065 family protein translates to MHDLIAAVCLVVIFEGLFLLVAPDAWKRLVQQMLAMPAAQLRIAGGVALAVGLLALWWVRG